From the genome of Trypanosoma brucei brucei TREU927 chromosome 11 chr11_scaffold01 genomic scaffold, whole genome shotgun sequence:
TTCTTTTCTCTGTCGCAGATTGTGAGCGGTCTATTCCCAGTGTTGTGGATGGTTTAAAACCTGGGCAGCGGAAGATAATGTTTTCAGCGTTTAAGCGTAATCTTGTTCGATCGCTTAAGGTGGCTCAGCTTGCTGGTTACGTCTCAGAGCACGCTGCATATCACCACGGCGAGCAGTCATTGGTTCAAACCATTGTTGGACTTGCACAGGATTACGTGGGTGCAAACAATGTCCCACTCCTCTACCGTGATGGTCAATTTGGTACAAGACTACAGGGAGGTAAGGACCATGCTGCGGGACGTTACATTTTCACCCGTCTCACTGACATTGCGCGTCGCATTTACCATCCCTCCGATGATTTTATTGTAGAATACAGGGATGACGATGGTCTTTCTGTGGAACCTTTTTACTATGTTCCTGTGATTCCTATGGTGCTTGTGAACGGGACTGCTGGTATTGGCACTGGTTTTGCTACGAACATACCCAACTATTCTCCCCTTGATGTCATTGACAACCTAAACCGTCTGCTCTCTGGGGAGGAATTGCAACCAATGAAACCATGGTATTTTGGATTCACCGGTACGATTGAGGAACGGGAGAAGGGTAAATTTGTGTCGTCTGGGTGTGCGACTGTGCGTCCTGATGGGGTGGTACACATCACGGAGCTTCCTATCGGCACGTGGACGCAGCAATATAAGAAGTTCTTGGAGGACCTTCGTGAACGCGAGATTGTTATACAGTACCGTGAGCACAATACAGATGTGACAGTTGACTTCGAAGTGTTCATTCATCCTGAAGTGCTGCGGCAGTGGGTAGCACAGGGGTGTGTGGAGGAACGTTTGCAGCTACGGGAATACATCCATGCGACGAACATCATTGCATTTGACCGAGAAGGGAAGATTACGAAATACCTTGATGCTGAGTCTGTACTGAAGGAGTTCTACCTGGTTCGTCTCGAGTACTACGCTCGCCGTCGTGAGTTCTTGCTGGAGCAATTGCAACGCGCGGCACTCAAGCTTGAGAATATGGTTCGTTTTGTGAATGAGGTTATTGATGGCACATTTATTGTTACACGGAGGAGCATGAAGGATGTGTTGAAGGACTTAAAGCAACGTGGATACACTCCCTTCCCCccgcagcaaaagaagaagatgagCTCCACCACTATCGTTGATGAGGAGGATAACGATGGTGCGCGTAAAATATTACCCGATGTTTTTGAGTTTGAAAGTGTTCCGTTGTGCGAGCAAGTAATTGGAAAAATCTTATGCACAGCTGAGCCGGAAGAGATTAATATGTGGAAAGGGGTCTTAGTTGAATACGACTACCTGCTCAGTCTAAGGATGGTGGACTTAACAGTGGAAATGGCTATGTACTTTCGTACAAAGAGGGAACAAATGCTGAATAAGCATAATTTTGTGCTGTCTGCTTCCTCGAAGGACTTGTGGCGTGAGGACTTGGATCTCCTGCGGTCCGATATTGAAAAACTTTTTGACGAACGGAGAAGAGAGATTGCGCTGATCCAATGTAAGAAACTTGAGAAGAGGCAGTTTTTTGATGTTTCGCGGTTGCGTGTACCTCTGCTGTCGGATGCGGCGCGGAAAGCTGATCGTAGTTTAGCACTTCGACAGTCGAACTGTAAGCGTGAAATGTCTAGCAAATGTGCCAGTGAAAGTTTTGCCCTTTTGGTCGATGCGGGtgttcgggttagcgggttaaCTGAAGGTTCTTCGATCTGTGATATAAACGAGGCAAGGAGGAAATATGGACACTCAGTCGCTGGAGGTAAAAGGAGGTTGGTGCGTCATGATGAGGTTAGTAAGCGTGGGAAATTTTCTTCCTGTGGGGATCAAAGACATGTTTCCCTTTCAGATGGCTCTGATACGGATGATTGTAGCATTGGGGCGCCGAGTGTTTCACCCTCCGATGCGACCCCGGCGACTCAAAAATCGAGGAAAATATCCGATTCTTCTTATGGGTTCGGTATCGAGGGCGAAGTGGATATATTTTTTGAAGATACCGTCGGGGAAGATTTTTCGGAGCCAGCGACGCAGGCTAACATTGTGCGTTCCAAGTCAGAATCACCAGTCCTCGACTTTTCAGCAGAATATGCAACCGAACCAAAAAGCAGGAAACGACCCCGTAGCATTGAGGACAACGATGAAAACACGTGTCCCTTTTACGTTGACGTGGTTGGTGAAGACGTGGAATATGACTCAGATCAATGCATTGGGTTTGATGCCTGCGTATTTTgaaaattaatttttttcttttttacacgaATGTCTGTgtcccctctctttttttcttttttgggaaGAGGATGTGAAAGAATAATTAACtaccttttgttttacctATTCgggtctttttcttttcttttttttttataattgtAAATTGAGCCCTTGAGTCTGGGTCGCAACCGGTTGTGTGCGCACGAGACATCAACTTATATGTGATGGCAAAACCGGGGCGTATGACCGAGGGTATAAAGGGGTATGATCTCGGAGGCTCCCAAAGGTAGGGATTTTTCCGGAGACTaaatatgtttatttttgtgctgttttgCTAGATTTtggcttcttttctctttttaatgttttttctttggtatttttcgttttttgggttttttaattttgagTACTTTCTATTTGGCCGTCTCTCACGGTGCATTTAGTAACTGCTCAGTTGCTGGTGCGCAGTGATCAATAACATTTTGTCCTCTGGAAACGGCagtcgcttcttttttctgttctcctttctctctctctatatatatgtatatttctctctttttttttttaatatactTTTACTGCTTATccataatttttttgctgGTTCTTCCTGAGAGTCGCGTCATCCACTTCCCATTGCTGCGTGGAGAGTGGACTGAACAGGTTACCGAGCGTTTGGTGCTAACACGGACTCAGTAGGAACTTTAAGCAGAGGAATAGCTTAGCAATACTAAGGAGCCAGcaaaaaggtgtgtgtgtgtggggactGCGTTGGAGAGGAGAGGTATCGCCTGTGCAGGAGGTAGAGGATATAAGTGAGCGCTGAGACTGATATTGTTGCAACAGCCTCACACGAGAACGCGAAGATGGACATATCAGCCACGCGCCGTGGGGCAGATGCGGGTCGGAGGCGCCATGGCCCCCGGTTTCCTGTCATAATAGTTGGTGAGGTGTTTACGAATGCATCTGCACCGGTTCACCCTCTCTTTCCCGTGGCGCCCTCCGGAAAGTTGCCGTTCGCACTTCTACCCATTTGCAACACGCCCATAATTGACTACATTCTGGAGAACCTAGCAGAGAATGGAGTAGACGAAGTGTTTATTCTCTTTAACAGTGAATCAGTACCTCTCGTGCATTCTCATCTAAAGAACAACCGTACAGTGCGCGGCCGACCGTGGCTAGAATGCAAGGACATGAAGGTCCGCGTTGTAGAAAGCGTGCGCACAATGACACGCCTTTGTGACGTTACAGCAGAAATTGTGGAGCAAAACCTTGTTGAGCAGAACTCgtcttttctcttcgttCCAATTGACTCCGTGGCAGTTTTCACCAACCTTCGCGGCCTCTTTCACATGCATTTGGAGCGTTCGCGGAACATAAAAAGCTACGCCGCCACTCTTGTCTGTACATCAGTTAAGGCTGCTCTCGAGGAGACTCTTCACAATGTGCTCGTCAACAATGCAGACAACACGGGGACTTCAGCTACACAGCAGCAACGGGAGCCATCGCCGGGTGGCGGATTCGGGCTCTACGCGTTAGAGCGTCGTCCCCTCCCGGCCCCAGCGCTCCCACCGAGTCCACTGACAATGTTTGCGATCCAGCAGTCAACAGGTGTGGTGCGAAGTATGACTCGACTCGAGCCGGCTGGGGAAACGTCAGAGCCAGTCCGAATGGAGTTCAGTAGCCGTGACCGCATTTCAGTGCGCAGCGACCTCGTACCAACAGGATTTTTATTCTGTTCGGGAGGGGCGTTATCCCTCTTCTCGTTTCCGATGGCTGACCAGCACGCGTTCCTAGTGGATTTACTCGCGAAGCACGAACTTTGGGGTAACGTCTTTGGTGTCGCGGAGGCGGTCGCACCAATGAGCGTTGTGCAGCCCATCAATAGCCTTCGGACGTATATTCAGGCAAATATCGATGTGTGTAACCGCCGATTTTTTCCACTTACACGGGAATATAGGTTCGTTGAGGATCGTGAATTATATGCTGCCTCCCCCCATCTCCCCAGTGTCTACTTGCATCAGTTAGGTGCCAAAGTGTTGGCAAACACCTGTGGTCCATGCGTAGTAGTGGGTGAGCATGTTGTTGTGCCGCCCAATGCCGTGGTGCGTGGTGCGGTACTGGGTAAGGGTGTTTCCATTGGAGATGGGGCGATAGTTGTTGGCTGCGTTCTTCTTGATGGTGCGGTAGTTGGCCGGAATTGCGTACTACGAAACTCACTCATTGGGCACAATACCAGGGTATCAGACAGGGCAGAAGTGCTGAATTGTATTGTCGGCGATGACTGTATTATCGGGAGTGCTGATGAAACTCATAAGGTTGTCGCGATCACTAGTAGCAGTAGCGACAGCAAAAATGAGGACAGCGCTAGTGTTAACACCGACGGAAGGTGTAGGAGCAATACGAATGGTGTCTACACCGCTCACCTTGCTGGAGATCAGGGAATTGTGCTTCATGacgttgttgttgcggtCTGTTCTGCTGTGGATACTGACGAGCGTGTTGTTGGTCGCGGGGGGCTTGGAAGGGTACTGCAGGGGCAGCACATTAACAGCATTGTCCCAACATCTGAACTCTTCTTGCGGGACCCCATTCCACGTAACGCGGATGATAGTGACGTTGGCGATTCGGAAACggacgatgacgatgatgacggTGAAGGGACATTTGGTGAGGTGGTTCGTAATTTGTTAGACCAAGCGATAGGCCAACCGTCTCGCATGGAACACTGTGTGTTCCAAATGAAGAACAGTCGCCTCACCTTTGGTAGGAAAAATCGTGACCTCTGCTATATCGTAACAGAGCAATTGTTAAAACATGCAATGGGGCAAAACACCGGTGACACGAATGTGTTGATGCAGTCGGTCCGGGACCTTTTTGGCCAGTGGTGTCGTGCGCTTTACACCGATGTGGTTACAGGCGATGACGAGATGCAGGCGGTATTGGAAGCTGTGTGCTGCAGCGTTGCGGATCCGGCTTGCCCGCTGCACAAATGTGGCCCTATGCTGCTAGAATGCATCTATAATGACTGTGATGAAGACCTATACGAGGAACGTGGCTATTGTATCGTCAGCGGTGAGTCACTCGTAGAATTTGGTACAAGGATGGCAAGGCTAGCAGAGCAGCGATGTAATGAGAGcgatgaagaagatgaagaggaggagttggATTCTCGTAAGGAGGGTATGTTGCGTGTGGCTCTCACTTGCCAGAAATTTATAGCTGATGTGCGCTTCTTCctcgaagaagaagaggagggaatgTTTTGAAGGGATGGTAGATGCTTACAAACCATATTAGGGTGTGGACGTGTGGTTGGCAGCGACGGGTAAGGTTCATATGATCTATTGGCAGGTCGCTTGAGACCTTGACAAGCTAACCCAAAGTCTAAGTGATCATAAACGAAATATTTTATGGATACCCGTTTAAGGTAGGCATCGAAAAActggggaagaggaaagatgAGCAAATAAGATATAAAAGGAGCGAGATCTAGTGGAGCAGGACACTTAAGCAGCAGCGTCTGGTTTTTATGTGATGCTCCGCCTCGGGAAACGAATCCGAAGTCGGAGCGATTTATCGCAAAGGAAAATACAGTAATTGCATctgcttcgtttttttttttgtaatatCCCTGCGGCGCCTGCGAGCGGTACGGGGAGTGTTATCTCTGTTGCCGGTTTTCCGTTTTTGTGTGCTTAACCGAGCCGAACACAACTAACATAAGTAGGCAACCCAATTACGTTATGCTCCTCCCCATATGCGTACGCgtgcctcctcctctttgtgGTGGCTGTTTTAGTggcatttttattttatgaaatATCACCTTCTGTTGGATGTTCTTCTTGTATatttaaaagagaaaaaaaaagcggattggtgttggtgctggACGGTGCTGTGTCGTCCTGTCTCGAGTTTGAGGTCCCTCGTGCTTGCTCGAAATCGACTATAGGTAGCGTTTCAAGCGAACCGAAGGGAGGAGCGAGGTTACATCGATCTGCACAGATACGGCACGGGGGTTGTGAAGATATATCGCCATTGTAAGTCGCTTGAGGTTTGACTTCATCTGTACGTGGAATCTGTCACGTTAAGAATCACATTGAGTTAAATCACCTTCAGC
Proteins encoded in this window:
- a CDS encoding DNA topoisomerase II, putative (similar to DNA topoisomerase II (EC 5.99.1.3). (Swiss-Prot:P30182) (Arabidopsis thaliana)), which translates into the protein MSGRTVEEIYQKKTQHEHILARPDMYIGTIEPVTEDVWVYDEADNVMKLRKCTWTPGLYKIFDEILVNAADNKVRDPHGQTTIKVWVDAARGLVRVYNNGEGIPVQRHREHDLWVPEMIFGHLLTSSNYDDTEAKVTGGRNGFGAKLTNVFSTRFEVETVHSRSRKKFFMRWRNNMLENEEAVITPCDGPDYTVVTFYPDFEKFNLEGFTEDMVLIMQRRVYDIAGCTDKSLCCYLNDTRIACRSFPEYVDLYPTMGEERKPSSYSRVNDRWEVCVRVSNVGFQQVSFVNSIATTRGGTHVKYIVDQIIAKVTDQAMRKSKTEVKPHMIRPHLFIFVNSLIENPSFDSQTKETLNTPKARFGSTCDLPASLIDCVLKSSIVERAVEMANSRLNREMAMKMRNTNRKQILGIPKLDDANEAGGKYSQRCTLILTEGDSAKALCTAGLAVENRDYFGVFPLRGKPLNVRDASVKKVMGCAEFQAVSKIMGLDLSQKYTSTEGLRYGHLMIMSDQDHDGSHIKGLIINMIHNYWPDLLKVPGFLQQFITPIVKARKKGRGNNDEGTISFFSMPDYFEWKNAVGEGIKNYELRYYKGLGTSGAKEGREYFENIDRHRLNFVYEDRKDDDDIVMAFAKDKVDERKRWITEFKANTNINESMNYNVRNVSYSEFVHKELILFSVADCERSIPSVVDGLKPGQRKIMFSAFKRNLVRSLKVAQLAGYVSEHAAYHHGEQSLVQTIVGLAQDYVGANNVPLLYRDGQFGTRLQGGKDHAAGRYIFTRLTDIARRIYHPSDDFIVEYRDDDGLSVEPFYYVPVIPMVLVNGTAGIGTGFATNIPNYSPLDVIDNLNRLLSGEELQPMKPWYFGFTGTIEEREKGKFVSSGCATVRPDGVVHITELPIGTWTQQYKKFLEDLREREIVIQYREHNTDVTVDFEVFIHPEVLRQWVAQGCVEERLQLREYIHATNIIAFDREGKITKYLDAESVLKEFYLVRLEYYARRREFLLEQLQRAALKLENMVRFVNEVIDGTFIVTRRSMKDVLKDLKQRGYTPFPPQQKKKMSSTTIVDEEDNDGARKILPDVFEFESVPLCEQVIGKILCTAEPEEINMWKGVLVEYDYLLSLRMVDLTVEMAMYFRTKREQMLNKHNFVLSASSKDLWREDLDLLRSDIEKLFDERRREIALIQCKKLEKRQFFDVSRLRVPLLSDAARKADRSLALRQSNCKREMSSKCASESFALLVDAGVRVSGLTEGSSICDINEARRKYGHSVAGGKRRLVRHDEVSKRGKFSSCGDQRHVSLSDGSDTDDCSIGAPSVSPSDATPATQKSRKISDSSYGFGIEGEVDIFFEDTVGEDFSEPATQANIVRSKSESPVLDFSAEYATEPKSRKRPRSIEDNDENTCPFYVDVVGEDVEYDSDQCIGFDACVF